The Methylomarinum sp. Ch1-1 genome contains the following window.
AATTACCGGAAATTATCAACTTATCAGGGAAAATTGACCTGATAATCATTGGTTAGATTTTAACAAATAATGAGAAATCCCCCGGCTCTGCCGGGGAGACAGCAAAAGTTTGACATTCAGAGGAGTCCATCAGGAAACTCAACATCGTGAACCGCCAAGCACACGATAGAGGAGAACCTGATGGACGAGAATGAAAGCTTAAGTCACTCGCGATGGGAGTGCAAATATCATGTGGTATTTATCCCCAAATGCCGGCGTCGCACTTTGTATAAAGAGTTGCGTAAACATTTGGGCGAGGTATTTCGAAGGCTAGCGAGCCAGAAAGAAAGCCGGATTATAGAAGGGCATTTGATGCCGGATCATGTGCATATGTTGATCGCGATACCGCCGAAATACGCCGTTTCCCAGGTGATTGGTTTTATCAAAGGCAAAAGTGCAATCCATTTGGCTCGAGTCTATGGAGAGAAGAAACGAAATTTTGTTGGGCAACACTTTTGGGCGCGGGGTTACTTTGTTTCGACAGTGGGTCGAGATGAAACGATGATCCGAGAATACATCCGTCACCAAGAACAAGAAGACCAGAGAATTGAACAATTGAATCTTTGGAATTGAGTGCCACCTTTAGGTGGCTATTAAATTGGGGCCGCGTTAGCGACCCCTTATACCGCTTTGAGCGGTTCACAACATAAAGCCCCCGGCTTTGCCGGGGGATATTTACTAAAAGCATTCGGAGGGAACCTAAATGACATCAATCACATTCGCCATAAAATATCATTATGGTGATGCCGAACAAGGCCGTCTTGATATGTACGATGCAGCTGTGTCATTCCAGGGCTTTGCAAGAGCACTATCTATTACGGCTCACGCCTTATTGAATGATGGCGAAATACGGAAAAAAGGGCACCAAATAGCAGGTGGTGAACTCTATATTAACCCATCACGAAAAGGCAGTTTTGAACAGATAGTAACGTTTGTTATTACAAACAAAGAAGCTATTGGTGCAAGCATTGCCGCTGCTGCATTCTACGACCTAATCAAGTGGACATGGTCTAAAACTCTAGAGATCGCCTACGAACCAGAAACCCCGCACGTACGAAAATTATCTGAGAGAATTGAACCATTCATCGGTGAAATGGAAGAGGTCCTTGAGGTTCCTCTTGAGCAAGCGCACAGACCAATCAAAAAAGACGAAAATGTGGTTGTTACTATAAAGCGCCAAAGAATTGGTGAGGTTGTTCGTTTAGATTCGTCAACTTTGGAGAAAGTATCGCTTCGTGTCGAAGATGCCACCACACACAACATTCGCGGAAACGTCACTCGATACAATATATTGTCAGGTTATGGAAGGTTCTATGATGATGAACTAGATAGAACCGTATCATTCAAAATTGGTGATGATGTTAGTTCTGCCCAGAAACAACTGTTGACATGGTCAATGCACTACGCCCAGGAAGCGCAAGGCGAAGGAAAGCTGCTTATTGATGCCAAGCGCGTTCTCACCTCAAAAGGAGTTACTAAGCGCTATTTAATCTCTAATATCAAGCAGGCGTAAAATCTAACACGACGCTCCACCTGACCAAAAACCGCTACGCGGTTTTCGTCGGGTGAGCTGAGCGTTAGCAGGCTGGAGTTATGGAAATTTCTGACTTAATCAAAATTTTATTTGGTGCCGTTCTTGGTGTCGGCTTGACGTTGATTGTGGACTGGGTTCGGCTGTATCGCGAGAAAAAGTTTTTGTCTAAATCGCTATCAGCTGAAGTTTCGGTAATTTTGGAACATTTGAGACCCTTTGCTACAACTGAGGCAAAAGTTTTCAGCAAAACCGAGTTGCCGTCGCTGACTCCGCTTCCAGTATCAGCAATTGGGGTAATGCCTATATCAATTTCCATGAAGGTAATGAAAGCTCATTGGGCTATTAAACTCGCAAATGAGCATCGCCTACTAGCAATTGAAGCTGAAAAAAATGGACAATCCGATGCTTTGAATATTTATGCGTCGATATACATGGAGTGGCTAAAGAAGGCTTATGGCTATATTCAAAATTTGGCTGAAGATTTACCTTCTTGCTAACCTTGCGGTCGAGAGGGACGCTCCGCCAAAAAGCGTGGCTCCGCGCCCCTCACCTTTACGTTAGCTGATCAATCACGGCGGAAAAAAGGGGACAGATTTATTTTTTAGAGCTCAAGAGGATTCGGGTCAGTGCAAGATATAAAAACATTAGAATTAGTATCGGTCAGAGATCATGGATTAGATGAATACTGGCTGCAAGATTATATATGCCAAAATCCTACATGTCTTGGCTTGGGCGATATCGAGCTGGTTTCAAAGGAAAAAAAGCAATCTTCTGGTGGTCGCTTAGATATTTTAATGAAAGGCTCAGATGAGTAGCTCTATGAAATTGAAGTGATGCTCGGAGAAACAGACGAAACCCACATTGTCAGAACGATCGAATACTGGGATATAGAGAAAAAGAAGCGCCCCCAAAAGACAACATACAGCTGTTCTTGTAGCAGAAAAAATTAACACAAGATTTTACAACCTGAAGTTTCCCAATTTTTTGAGGGCAAGAATATCAGATAATTCTAATATTCAGCTGAAACATTAGCTGATCCTAATATTGATTGTTAGGCTATGGCGAATCTCATTAAAAACAATAGCTTATGGGTGAATGAGGTCGCCTTTTGTAGTATAATATTGGTTTCTAAATCATTGATTACACAAACAAAAGGGCCTCATTCATGTTCATTTTACGCGATTTGCTTCGCCCTCTCCAAGCCCATTTTTCCGAGACTGACCTGGGACGGGAGCGAGCCTCTTTGTTTGTCTACACGCTGCTCGCCGTGATTGTTCCGTTTACCTCATCGATGTCGTCTAATTTATGGCGGGGCTTGATCGAAAAAAGAACCGAAAAAAGGGGAAAAAAGGGGACAGATTTGAATGGCACTTACTTAAGCGATAACTAGTTGAAAGTATTAAAAAAGGCAGAAGAAGTGATAAACTTATTGTGACGAAACAAAGAAGCAATCACCAAGCCCCCTGCCTTAATGTTCATTAATAACAAACTTATTCACGCCCAGCAACAAAGAATTCAGAAGTACAGAAAAGAAACTCATTCGTATAGTTTTTTTAATCTTCTAACCAGTCCGGAATTATTATCCTCAATTGAAGGGTTGCTGCCCGAACATCGGGAAAGACTTTATCCTCCGACAGAAACACTTTCCATGTTTTTGGCTCAAGGGATGAACCAAGACCGCTCGTGTCAAAAGGCCGTTAATGATGCCGCCATACAACGAATTGCAGCAGGTTTGCCCGCGATAAGCACAACGACGGGCGGCTATTGTCGAGCAAGACAGCGACTACCATTAGCCATGATCTCTGAATTAGTTTGTCGAACAGGCGAACTTATTGATAAGGAAGTGCCTACTCAATGGCGTTGGCGAGGAAAGCGTGTTCATCTAATAGATGGAACGACTGTTACGATGCCTGACACAGCAGAAAACCAGGCCGTTTATCCCCAGCAAAGTTGTCAGAAGCCTGGGCTTGGTTTTCCTATCTGCCGTCTTGTAGGCGTCATCTGTCTGGCGAGTGGAGCCGTTTTAAATGCGTCTATCGGACCTTTCAAAGGAAAGGAGGCGATGAACAAAGTCTACTTCGTAACATGCTGGGAACCTTTAATACCGGAGACCTTGTTCTAGGAGATGCCTATTATGGCACTTATTTTTGTTGGCATCGCTACAGGAGAAAGGTGTTGATGCCGTATTTGAACAAATGGGAGCACGTAAACGGACAACAGATTTCAGTAAAGGCAAACAGTTAGGTGACGAAGACCACCTGGTGACACTCAAAAAAACCAAAGAAAAAACCTGACTGGATGGAGCAAAGCCAATATGATGATGCGCCTGAGACACTCCTTATTCGCGAGGTAAGCGTAAAAGGAAAATTACTTATAACCACACTCCTTTCACCTAAAGAGGCTTCTAAATCTGAGTTAAAAGCGTTATATAAAAAACGCTGGCAAATTGAAGTTGATTTTCGCAATATAAAAACAACCATGGGAATGGAAACTTTAAGCTGTAAAACGCCCGAAATGACTGAGAAAGAAATATGGGTTTATTTTTTAGCGTATAACTTAATACGGCTATTGATGGCTCAGTCCGCATTATTAGCCGATATATTGCCTCGCCAGCTGAGTTTTAAACATACATTACAATGCTGGTTAGCCTGGAATCAACAAAGTGTTTTTATTGATATCGGAACAAGTGAAGAGCTGTTATTCATATTAATTGCTCAAAGACGAATTGGAAATCGTTCGGGACGAATAGAGCCCCGTGCAGTAAAAAGGAGGCCAAAACAGTTCTCTTTACTAACAAAACCTAGAAATGAAGCAAGAGCAGATATTAGAAAGAATGGCCACCCAAAGAAAGTAAAATAAGTGGTTGTTATTAAAAGAGTTATGGGCTTAAGTAAGTGCCATTCAAATCTGTCCCCTTTTTCGGTCCTTTTTCGTCCGTCCCCTTTTTCAACTTTTTTCAACACGGCGTGCCCAATGGGACAACAATTTAACCAACTTTCCGATAAACATATCCACTTTATCAAAGGACAAAAGATCTTCTTTGTCGGGACAGCGACCGCAGAGAGTCGCGTGAATGTGTCCCCAAAGGGTATGGACTCGTTTAGGGTGCTAAGCAATTCTCGTATCGCTTGGCTAAATGTTACCGGTAGCGGTAATGAATCATCCGCTCATGTGCTGCAAAACCCACGAATGACCCTCATGTTCTGCGCCTTTGATGATCCTCCTCTAATCTTGCGGCTTTACGGTACCGCAAAGGTTGTTCACATCACCGATCCCGAATGGGATGATCTTTTTGGTTTATTCGTCCCATTGCCCGGTGCTCGGCAAATTTTCGACGTAAGAATTGACCTCGTGCAAACTTCTTGTGGAATGGCTGTACCCTATTTTTCGTATGCTGGTGATCGAGCATTACTCTCTGATTGGGCCACAAAGAAAGGTGATGAAGGTTTGAAGCAGTATTGGGAAAGGAATAATCAAATGAGCATCGACGGCATCCCTACTCACATTGTCGCAAAAAATGGCTAACACGGCGCTCAAGCGAACACACCTAGGAGGCTGTCCGAGAATAGCAATCTCAGTTTTCTAGGCACAATATTTAGTGCTTAATAATTATTTACAGACACTATATATTGACGCGGAATGAGTTAAACCTTAGTTCTCGGACAGGCTCCTAGCGTCGCTTCGCTTAGTTTGCAGCAAAGGATAAAGCAAGGGGCTACTTGTTGATGAAATATCTAAAAAGGACGGGATTATTGGACCCTTTTGCTGCTTTTGCTTTGTTTAGATATTTTCTCCAACATGCGACATAATATAGATTAATAAGAGTTATACGTTTCTTCTGGCAAAGCGGACAGGTAGCCCATCATGACGTCGTCAAAAAGATTATTGCTGTTGCTAATCGCAGTCTTGATCGCCGCTTTTTTTCTGTTTGATCTGCGGCAATATCTGAGTCTGGATTTTTTGAAGGCTCAACAAACGAGTATAGAAGCTTATCGGGACGCTCATCCCGGCTTGTCCACCGCGATCTACGTTCTGGTCTATATCGTCGTGACCAGTTTATCGCTGCCGGGCGCGACGGTGCTGACGCTAGCGGGCGGGGTCTTGTTCGGCCTGCTGTGGGGCACATTGATCGTATCCTTCGCGTCGGCCATCGGTGCGACGCTGTCCTTTCTGGCGGCGCGTTATTTGTTTCGGGATGCGGTTAAAGCCCGGTTCGGGGCGCGATTAAAAGTGATTGATGAAGGCGTGAATCGGGATGGTGCTTATTATTTGTTCACCTTGCGGATGATGCCGGTGATACCGTTCTTTGTGATCAATCTGACGATGGGCTTGACAACGATCCGGACGTGGACTTTTTATTGGGTCAGTCAGATCGGCATGTTGGCGGGAACTGTGGTTTTAGTCAACGCCGGCAATCATCTTGCGAATGTCGATTCGTTGTCCGGCATTCTGTCGCCGGCCTTGCTGGGATCGTTCGCACTTTTGGGTCTATTCCCATTATTGGCGAGGAAAGGGGAAGGCAGTTCATGAAAAAGGCCCTCTTTCATTTATCCGATTCTGGCAGAGGATAATAAATATCCGCCCGCCGGCGCTTGAGCATTTTAGACCTTACATGACGAATAAAAAGAGGGAGTGTGAAATGTAAGGCCTGGGTAACCCTCCTTCACGTCGGGAGCGTCTGTCCTACTCGAAACTCTCCTTCATTTGTTAGCCGATGATGGTCCGAAACACTTTAAGCTTTTAGTTAAGAGAGATAAACTCGTTGAACTGGGCGTTATTCCCGAGTGAAACCAGCCTAGCCTAGGCAGGAAGCTCACCTGATTCTAATAACCGAACATTATGTTAGAAGATAAAGTTCAGTGCTACAGTCAGAAAATCAAAAATTGCAGTGATTGTTAGTATTGATGCAGCGAATGAAATTGCTGATCTGGCGACTGATTATTACATTTGGGCAGTGGATACTGTTGCCAATCGAGCAGCTTTAAGTATGTTGGAATCAGAAGTCACTACATTTCCGTTTGATGAAGGAGATATGGCTGTGCAAATGTTTGAATGTTATGTTGAAGCAATAATCGAACATCACCCTTGTTGGAAAGAGTTGTTGGTCGTTGGGGGGGCAGTGATGTCGAAGAGATTCAAGGTGAATTAAAGTTGTTTCAGTCTTGTGAGTTACTTACTTCGAAATACGGCCTAAGAATCATAGCAAAGTAAATTAAAAAAGAAGTAGGTCCCGCATTTGGCGCTAGGAGGCTGTCCGAGAATAGCTATCTCAATTTTATAAGCACAATATTTAGCGCTTAAACATTGTTGGCAGAATCTATATATTGATGTGGAATAAGTTAAACGTTAGTTATCGGACAGTCTCCTAGGGCTTTTTAGTTCAGCATTCTGAATTCATCGAGTAACAGGAGTTTATATGTCCCACGTAACGCTTAAAGGCGGCTGCCTTTGTGGCGCTGTCAAATATGAAGTAAACGGTGATCTTCAACATTTTTATCATTGTTACTGTTCACGGTGCAGAAAGTCTTCAGGAACCGGGCATACATCAAATGTAATCTTATCAAATGCGAACCTGCTCTTTACGGGCGGTGAGTCCTCGGTGAAGCAATATAAGGTTCCAGAAGCCAAGAGGTTCACCCGGCAGTTCTGTAGTAATTGCGGGAGTTCAGTGGCTCAATTCGTTGCGGAAATGAACTTTGTAGTAATCCCTGCCGGATCATTGGAGGGCGATATCCCGATCAAGCCACAGGCACGAATCTTCTGGGACTCACGAGTCGATTGGGCATGTGATGGAGATACGTTGCCGCGTTACTCAGAATATCCAGGGTGACTGCTTTATGATGCGTATTTTACCGCGGTAGAGCAATAATAAGTCCCTAATGTGTGGCCTCTGGGCAATACGTATAAGCTCCATACAGCTGCTAATACCTGAGGCTCTTGATTGAAAAATAAATCTGCGTCGGCTCAAGTAAAATGGCTTTTGCCCTGTAATTGCATGGCTATCTCGTTATAATAGGGGCCGATATTGGCTATAAATTCATCATCGATCGAGATTCGTGACCTTGATGTCTTGTTGGAAAGCCATCAAGGTATGTGGGTTTATCGATATCATAAGTAATCAAGAAATTAAGGAAAGTACAGATGAAAGTATTAATAAGTTCATTGATAACCGGTTCAATCATGGTCGCCTCTTCGTCCTCGGTTTTAGCGCAGTCTTATGCAGAGGACGAAGCGAAAGAAATCGTTAGAAAAATGGATGACAATGCCGATAAAAAAGTCGATTTCAAGGAGTTTTATCAACAGGAAGTCACCGATAATCAAGATTCATATGACGTCAATCGAGATGGCTACATCACTTCCGGCGAAATAGAGTTAGAACTCAAGGAAGACTTGATCGAAACAGTCAGTGAAATGAACAGGGTCGGCGTTTCCGAACATGATGCCGATGTGACTATTACCAATACGCTGAATTCGGTCGAACAAAAGTCCGAGCAGATTGTTAAACAAATGGACGAAGATGGCGACGGATTGGTCGAAAACGATGAAATCGAGCTCTTTGAGCGCAAAAAATTCGAGGCGCTCGATCGCGATAAAGACGGCTTTCTGACCGCCGCCGACGTCGAGAAAAAATCAAAACACAAGGGATTCCCCATTCGCCTGAAATAATGAACTTTGCTGTAGTGTTGAGTTTTCAGCTCAACCTACAGCGATGACCAGACAAACTCGATCATTGC
Protein-coding sequences here:
- the tnpA gene encoding IS200/IS605 family transposase, encoding MDENESLSHSRWECKYHVVFIPKCRRRTLYKELRKHLGEVFRRLASQKESRIIEGHLMPDHVHMLIAIPPKYAVSQVIGFIKGKSAIHLARVYGEKKRNFVGQHFWARGYFVSTVGRDETMIREYIRHQEQEDQRIEQLNLWN
- a CDS encoding pyridoxamine 5'-phosphate oxidase family protein, translating into MGQQFNQLSDKHIHFIKGQKIFFVGTATAESRVNVSPKGMDSFRVLSNSRIAWLNVTGSGNESSAHVLQNPRMTLMFCAFDDPPLILRLYGTAKVVHITDPEWDDLFGLFVPLPGARQIFDVRIDLVQTSCGMAVPYFSYAGDRALLSDWATKKGDEGLKQYWERNNQMSIDGIPTHIVAKNG
- a CDS encoding TVP38/TMEM64 family protein, whose protein sequence is MTSSKRLLLLLIAVLIAAFFLFDLRQYLSLDFLKAQQTSIEAYRDAHPGLSTAIYVLVYIVVTSLSLPGATVLTLAGGVLFGLLWGTLIVSFASAIGATLSFLAARYLFRDAVKARFGARLKVIDEGVNRDGAYYLFTLRMMPVIPFFVINLTMGLTTIRTWTFYWVSQIGMLAGTVVLVNAGNHLANVDSLSGILSPALLGSFALLGLFPLLARKGEGSS
- a CDS encoding GFA family protein, which produces MSHVTLKGGCLCGAVKYEVNGDLQHFYHCYCSRCRKSSGTGHTSNVILSNANLLFTGGESSVKQYKVPEAKRFTRQFCSNCGSSVAQFVAEMNFVVIPAGSLEGDIPIKPQARIFWDSRVDWACDGDTLPRYSEYPG